In Lactuca sativa cultivar Salinas chromosome 5, Lsat_Salinas_v11, whole genome shotgun sequence, the DNA window TGGGTTGGAGGTTCTTCTGAAAGTAATGTACCTGAAGATACACAACAAGGTGACTTAGAAGTGATCAACACAGAGGTTTTGTTGTCTGGGTCTTCATCAGATGAGGCAAATGATGGTAAGCGAAGGAAAACTATTAGGGCCATACAGAGGGCTTATGAAAATGATGCAGCTTTGGTTAGTGAGCCCTTCTACATTTTTCAAACTTTCAGTTCATCTAAGGACTTTAAGACACAAGTGAAACTACATTCCATAAGGACAAGAAGGGAAATACAATTAGAGAAAAATGATAAGAATAGGGTTAGGTTTGTGTGTAAGGGCACTATACCAAATCTTGCTACTAATGAAGAAGAGAAATGCCCATGGGTTATATATTGTAGTAAGTGGAAGCGTGACATAGATTGGATGGTTAAGACATACACGAAGGAGCATCGATGTCTACAAACAAGGAAAGTCAAAGCATGTGACTATAAGTTCCTTTCAGAGCATATAGTACAAGTTATTGAGACAAACCCAAAGATTCCTATTAGGGCTTTACGAGAGCAACTCCAACGTGAGTACCAGATGGGCATTTCGCATATGAAAACTTTTAGGGCAAAGCAGCAAGCTTTAAAGCATGTTCAAGGAGATTATGCCAGCCAATACAGGTTGTTAAGGGACTATGTTTTAGAGGTACAAGCACGTAACCCAGATACTACgattaaaattgatgttgaaagtgAAGCGAATCCAACTGTTGAGACAAGAACATTCAGGCGTATCTATGTTTGCATTGGAGCTTTGAAGCGAGGTTTTGCAGCGGGAAGAAGGGACTTTCTTGGACTTGATGGAGCCTTCGTGAAAGGTCCATATCCAGGCCAAGTTTTGTCTGCTGTGGTAAGATCTTCTTATTTCTTCTTGTATtgtatgttctttattttaagtaGTGTTAATTGACCAATGTTTTCTGGTAATTTATGTTTCTTATCAAAGGCATTGGATGGTAATAATGGGATATATCCTTTAGCCTATGCTGTGGTTGAATCAGAAACATTGAATTCTTGGACTTGGTTTTTAAGTAATTTGGGTGATGACTTaggtttgggaacaaattccaattTCACGTTTATGAGTGACAGACAAAAGGTATTGGAACCTATCCAAACtaggttttatagttttatactatTGATGCAGTTATACTAACATACAAACATGTTACTGTTGCTAGGGTTTGTTGTCTGCGATTGCAACACTATTTCCATGTGCAGAGCATCGTATTGTCTTCGTCACATACACGACAACATGAAAAAGAACTGGAGGGGAAAGGTGTTCAAGGATCTTCTTTGGGAATGTGCCACGACCTCTAATGTACAACACTTTCATCAAGCAATGGAAAAACTAAAGAAGCTTAACAATGATGCTTATGAGTGGCTGAAACAAATACCTCCTCAAAGTTGGGCTCGCTCCCACTTTACTGGTATAATGACTTTCGATCTCTACTTAATAATTTTAAAAGAAGGTAAACTGAATACTGACATAGAAGTTGTTTATGTTCAAGGAGAGCACATTGTGATGCTCTAACTAATAACCTGTGTGAAGCATTCAACAGCAAGATAGAAGATGGTCGTGATGCACCAATTATTAACTGCATTGAGTTCATCAGAGAGTACATTATGAAGAAGATAGTCAAAGTTGACAAGGAAATTCAGAAAGTTGTAGGTCCTTTGACTCCTACAGCTACAACAATATTGGATAAGATAAAGAGTAAGGCAGAACAGTATGTTGCAACATTTTGTGGTGCTGGAAAATATCAAGTTGCTGGACCATGGCAAGATCAGTGTATTGTGGATGTAGGTCAACAAAGTTGCACGTGCAAAAGGTGGGAATTAACAGGAATTCCGTGCAAACATGGTGTGGCTGCTATTTGGGACATGGGGAGGAATGACAAAGATGTGGGAATCCCAGAATCATTTGTGCATCCATGTTACTGGTTATCAACCTGGAAAGAGATGTATTCTTTTAAGGTtagtccaatcaatggaaggtcCATGTGGGAGAAGTCAGCTATACCAACAACTCTGTTGCCTCCAAAACATCGTGTTCCCATAGGAAGACCAAAGAAGAAGAGAACAATATCAATTGTGGAAAATGAGGACTTTGTTAGAGGAAACACAGCATCGAGGGCCCATAGATCAGTAACATGTACGAAGTGTAACAATGTTGGTCACAATGCAAGAACCTGCAAAGGGCAAAGACCAATTGTTGGTGGGGGTGGTGAACAATCACAAGTCAAAGGAAAAGGGAAAGGGAAGGCAACCACTTGATGGTTTGTAATAGGGCTAGTCTTTTGTTACTTTAAATATGAATGGATTGTGTTATGTTACTGCTTGTAATAGGGCTAATATTTTGGTACATTATTTATGAATAGTTTGTAATAGGGGCAGTATTTTGATACTTGTTTTAGCCAATATGTTGGCACTTTTGGATGAACTAGTTTGTCACCCTCATTGCCCTGTAATAGTTTGGTACTAATTAATGGAATGTTTTCTTCTTATGATACACCATTGGGTAGATAATAATTTGGTTTATATTGATTTTTACATTTATATTTTCCATAATAGTTTGGTACTAAATTAGATTGTTATATTCTTCTTATGATGTCACCCTCATTGCCCTGTTATAGTTTGGTACTAATTAATGGTCAATATGCTGCTTATACATCACTTtaaaacataatcaatacaacacTGCTACAACCATTACAGTACATTTGCATTACAATACATAGACAACCTAACCAATACATAAACACCATTTTCATTGATCTTAAAAATCTTAACCATCTGCATTACAATACATACACAACTTAACCATTACAGAAAAGGATACCTTCACATTCACTGCTACAACCTAACCATTACAGATAATGATACCATCACATACATTGCTACAACCTAACCATTACAGAAGACTTTACCATTACAATAACAACTCATCCCCaccttacaacttgtaaacaagtaTCACCAAGAACAATACCCAactaataaataaacatattttcaagAAAAGATTTTCATTTTTCAGCTTCTTGTTCAACCTCACAAGCCAGGAGATTGTCAATCTGTCACCATGATCCTTTTCATCATCATCTACCCAAGTAATAAATCCTTTACGTGGTTCCTGTCAATTTCAAAAGCCACGGTTACAATACCTATAATCGCATACAGTGATATCCCCATCTAGGGTTACGATTACAAAATTCTCAACTACAATATACCTTAATTGGACATGCGTAAAAGGTTCTTCCTGGATTATTGTTAGTAGTTGAAGTCCGAATTACAGCAGCACGCCCACAATCGCATTGAACCATCCTTGATTTGAACATCCTTAGGTGTAACCGCTTCAAACGATGGAGGATTGAAAGAAACTCTAAATTAGGTTCGATCCTGATGAAAAATTAGTATTTGAAGATCGTTGGAAATGTGAAAAGACTTTTATACCCCCAACGTGCAAGGCACGTGGGGTGTCTAACGGAAACAATTGACGGAATGTGAGAATAGGGACTAGGCGGGTTACATAATTAAAAGTTGAGGACAGTCCGAGttagaaaaataagttagggaccaaacgtgtaatttacactaaaccacagggaccattctcgTAATTTACTCTATAACTTATATTGGGTTTGTATATATTATTTAAAAACTCAGCCTTTGATGTGCTTGCCCAGCCTCTTCCACTAGAAAGAGCTTTTGTGTTAATGTATATAGAAAATTGAGACTTTCCATTTCTTATACCGAAAGACtttcatttttattatgaaagtaaatgtCATTAAAAACATAAGGTATTTTTGTGATAAATAGATGTTTATGAGTAGAATAGATTTGATGTTAAAAAAAATGTAAGTTGGAAAGAACGGATGGGTGAAACATTCattgtttttattgtttttgttttattaaatATAACCTTTTTCTATATGTTTTGTTTAGAACGATGATATTCACCTAATGGACAGTTGGACACAACCGAAAGGGATGAAAATAAAAGCTTAAATGAAAGTAATTATTTTGGCGACGACACATTGCCATTCAAAAACGGATACATTATAAACTCATTAGTACATTGTTACAGTGAGGTTAGTATCGAATAGATTTGtatttattaataatattcaAGTGTTTGAATCTCGTCAAGAATTAAGAGATCGGGTACAAAATATATGTACTTTAGATTACGTCATTGCTATAAAAAAATTCTAGACGTACTATAACTATAATGTTGTAGGATTGTAGAGGTGAATATAGATATTCACAAATATATGATCTGTAACTTACATTCATAATAACAGGGTAGGGTATTTATTAAAATGTGATTTTTTGAAAGAGTTGAAGCATCAACCGTTATCTAAATAATAAAaccagtaaaaaaaaaaaaagtaattattttaatgattatgagatatgacaTCCATTAATGTAGATAGATATTCATTTGTTGAATTAGAAACTATTACACCTCAACTCACATCTTACCTTTCCATTGTTCCACTTCCACATAaatgaaacaaaactaaaacttgAATGGTAAAGCCTCTTAATATTGTTTGGAATACATTTTTAGAACAAACCTGAAACTTGGCTATTATTTGATTAACATTAATCCAAAACTAATCTCATGAAAGCAAAATCAAAATTAGAAGTATATAAAGGTAGTCGTTGTTTTATAACCTAAGAATCAATCAGAATTCAAAATCCTCCAAACAGTTAAAGACCCTACTAAGCACTAAACGGGTATAGTAATAAAGACTTGAAAAAAGTATACAACAACTTACAAGTTGGAATCTGGGAGCAGTATGAATTATGATATAGTAGATTCACAATCCCAAAACTAAAAGCAACAACTACTCTATAATCTATATATACAACACACCAAAATCTCTGAATAATCTAAAAAAAACAAAGAAGGTTTTAGTTTTAAGATCTCCTAAGCATTAAGTAGCAGCAGGCATGGAAGTGGAAAGGATGACATAAGCCAGAAAATGTAATCCATCCTGGATTTTAGCCACAGCTGTGGTCCGATTCACACGAAGATCTTCAGAAAATGACTTCACTTTTTCTTCAATTACTTTCTCTGGTAAAACTTCTGTAGCAGATTTTATGGCTGCTGCATAAGCTTCTGCTACATCCGATATGCCTGTAGTGTTTGTTCAttacaagggtaaaatggtcatttagtctctGTTAATTCCAATACTCAATGATTTACTTACTTACACATACACGTACCTGTCACAAAACTGATGGCAACTGCCTCCACAAATCCAGTCATTGATTGTGTCTTTGTTCTAATTGTTTTAGCTTTTTCAATACAATCCTCTGGCCAATCAAATTTTGCCACATCATCATCATCCTTTGCATTCTTCACTACTGATTTCCCAAGAGCTACAAGTTGAGAAACCGCAATGCAACACATCTCTGAAAGCCTCTGCATAcacataatattattattattatttactttGATTGTTGCCTGATattcaataataaagagataatttatttatttacatgAATGCCCTCAGAGTGAAGAGAATCTAGCCTCCCACCAGTTCTTAGAGCAATATCACTTGGGGAAAGTCCAGCTAACGCATTAGCAAACCTGCAAAATATATCAAATGATGAATTGACACCCTTAAATTAATATTGTATAAAGATTTGTTTTGGATTGAATTAGAGTAATGTAAAAACTTAAAAAGACGAGATTACCCTGTAGCCATTTCTGCAGCCTTGCTCACACTAGAACCATGAAAACTCTTGATCTCATCATAACTTCCATCAGATGAATTCTCAACATTCTTTCCCTTTtcagattctgcattctttccaTCACTTTCAGTGTCTAAACTTAGAAGCTGTTGAACCTCTTTAAGCTTCACATCGTATGCAGATTTTTCATCAGATGAGAGCTTTGCTTTTCTTcgattaaataaaagggcataatggTTTGACAATGCCTCAAGTTCCTGTAACTCAACATGATAAGAAACTTTGATATGCTAAAATgaatttgataataaaaaaaagatGAAAGAATTACTACCTCCAGATGCTCTGGACCTCCATAGATGTAAAAGCATCTGTCAAATGTTACTTCTTCCAATAACTGATCCTCTTCAGTTCCATGCCCACCTTCACCACCATTTTTGTCAACTTCCATTCCTGATTCTGCAATCAAAAGATCAACAGTTTCTTTTCCAACATACTCAAGAACTTgcaaccccttagcagtaaaagCTCTTCCAGTCTGTTTAAtcagttaaaaaaaaaacaatcaaaaacagaAACTTTTAGTAGGAGATAAAAACAAGAAAGGGTTTGTGCTAACCTCTAGAAGAGATGGTGCAACAGAGCCTGCTGCAGGTATACCACCTTGCTGTATAGAGTCTTCCAGTCTGAAGAACATAAACAATTAATTATAAAGATTCATTTGATTTGGATATTTGGTTGCTTTCACAAAAGAAAAATAGATGCCAATAAGTTGACCTACTTCTGAACAAAACTGGAACCCCCTTTCCATGCATTACCAAGAGCCTGCCAAGCTCCTGAAGCAAAGTTCTCCACAGAACTGTCAATAGCCTTTATCCCCTGtaggataaaaaaaataaagatttagAATAAAATCAAAAGTGGGAAAGCATTGAAAACACAAGTTAGTTATGCAACTATCATTTAGAACTTGCTTGGCCAAGGATTGTGTCTTCACTGGCTTTCTCAAGTCTTTCAAGAGTAGCCTTGCGCttcttatcatcttcatcttcacttTCTTGATCTTTATCAGATGCTGCTTGATGATCTTGATCCTCTTTAGAAGATTCTGAGCCTTCAAGCTCGTTTTGCAACTCAGAGATGCTATTTGCAGCTGTCTTGGCAACCTCAGCAGCCTGTGAACACAAAACAGTGATCAGAAGAAACTTAAATGTTGCTTGTGCAAATTTCTTTCCTGAAATAGATATCAGACTAAAAGTAATATTGTTTTAGGTGCAAATTTGCAACAAAatccattaaaaaaaaaaaaaaaaaaaaaaaaaaaaaaaaaaaaaaaacttcatctGAACACTATTAGGTTAGGAATCGAAGTTCAAATTTCAAAAATGTATCTCCTTCCACGAAACATTCAAGAGGGGTTTAATAACAAAACTTGATAACAGTCGATAGAAAATCCAATGTTCGTGTTTGTTTTGTATGAAAATCCTATCAGATACTTTATATTTGTATTTGAGATGCACTAAGTTTGACGTCAAAAATGGAAGTCTCAATTCGTATCCATTTCTGTCGAGTAATAAAAAGCCTTGCGATCATTGACCAAAACGAAAACCTAGATCGGGCAAGGGTGAGTGAGAGTGAAAGTGAGATagtaaaaccctaattccataggCAGCAAAGTATTTGGAAATGCGATACTAAAGGAAGTGAACCAAATACAATTTCCAAATAAATTAGCATTACATTGCGAGAGATCTCCTCAGCAGCCTTCTGAAGATCTGAAAGAACAGAAAACGCAGAGAATCCCCAGCTCCATCCACCGCCGGCGTTCTGGTCTTCTTTCGGTTGCTCCACCGCTGGTTTCTCTTCGACTGGCTCTATCTCATCCTTTGATGACGATTTTATGGTGGTGTTGGGTTCCATTTTTAGAAGGTTTGCGATTTGGGAATCTAGAAAAGTAATGGTTTTTGATGAAGCAAAGAGTTTGGTTGGATCGCGTGTTTGTTGGGTCTGGGATGAAACTAACGAAAGGCACTGCAGATCTGGAAGACTTCTACTTCACTACTACGGTGACGCTTTGTCCGCCTGTCTCTCCTTTCCGGATCTCTTTGTTTTTAGAGTATATCACACGTCGGTATGGTTTTGGGTCACTaacttattttttgttttttaagtagttctactatttgtttttgttacgtgttaaatttttactatttgtttttgttacgtgttaaatttttactatttgtttttgttacgtgtttggtcatgtcttacctaaaaatactaggGATAAgaacttaggagggtaataacgtttcctgtttgtccattttaggttcctaacgtattttttgtgcgtattacaccattaaggttaGTATAACCGTttacaaataatttttttaacagGAAGAAGTCGGtaaaatgattatttataaacggttataacaaccttaatggtgtaatatACACAAAAAATACGTTAGAGACCTAATATGGATAAACAGAaaacgttattaccctcctaagtcattatcccattaAACTATAAACCCCTATAAtaaatttttactttttaaataagAAACTTATAGGTCTTGGGGTTGGTAGTTTGAATGTTTTTAACCTCGGCCTTCTTTATAAATGAAAGTGGCGGTTTCTTAATGACAATGGAGCTCTTCGggttaaaattgtcaaattttgtcATGAGGAAGGTGGTGGTTTTGCGGACGATTTGAGAATAGGAATTggagggggtgtttggcaaaagaTTGTAGGATCCGTTAATCACCTCCATGAGAATGGTTATATTCCTTCTAATTACATGTATAGAGTGGTGGGGGATGAGACTCAGACGAGGTTCTAGAAGGATGTTTGGTGCTTAGATATTCCTCTTAAGGAGCGGTTCGGGAGGCTCTTTGCTTTGGCCTATAATCAAGATGCTCGAGTAAGTGAATAATGGGATCCAGGGGGGATGTAATTTTCGTTGGCGTCGGGGGATTAGAGGAGGGGCTGAATCGACCCAATTTGATTATCTTGTAGAAGGATGTTTGGTGCTTGAATATTCCTCTTAGAGAGCGGTTCGGGAGGCTCTTTGCTTTAGCCTTTAATCAGGATGCTCGAGTAAGTGAATAATGGGATCCGGAGGGATGTAATTTTCATTGGCCCCTCCTCTAATCCCCCAACACCAATGGAAATTACATCCCTCCGGATCCCATTATTCACTTACTCGATCATCTTGATTAAAGGCCAAAGCAAAGAGCCTCCCGAACCGCTCCCTAAGAGGAATATCCAAGCACCAAACATCCTTCTAGAATCTCGTTTGAGTCTCACCCCCCATCACTCTATACATGTAATTAGAAGGAATACAACCATTCTCATGGAGGTGATTAATGGATCCTACAAtcttttgccaaacaccccctccAATTCCTATTCTCAAATCTTCCAAAAAACCACCACCTTCCCCATgacaaaatttgacaattttaaccCGAAGAGCTCCCTTGTCATTAAGAAACCGCCACTTCCATTTATAAAGAAGGACGATGTTAAAAACATCCAAACTACCAACCTCAAGACCTACAAGTTTcttatttaaaaagtaaaaatttaCTATAGGGGTTTATAGTTtcatgggataatgacttaggagggtaataacgtttctcatttgtccatattaggtccccaacgtattttttgtgtatattacaccattaaggttgttataactgtttataaataatcattttaCCGGCTTATTCCTGTTAAAAGGACTATTTGTAAACGGTTATAAtaaccttaatggtgtaatacgcacaaaaaatacGTTAGGGGCCTAAAATGGACAAACAGGaaacgttattaccctcctaagtcattatcccaaaaTACTATTATTTACATAGGAAAAAATGATGGGTAGATAAGGTAAGGTGAATGAAtagggttgggggtgtgtttacttaaataagttaaaaatcaagggaaaaatagttTTTGTAGGTAAGATATGGACCCACGCGTAACAGAAACAAAAagtaaggaccttccgagttaaaaaaataagttaggaaccaaacactcaaattacctcaaaccatagggaccatttgtgtaatttactcttgttTTTAAACTTTACGGtttacataaaaataaaataattaattttagttAAAACGAAATTTGTGATGGGTAAGAGATTCATACACAACATTTTTTAATTATACCCAACAAATTATGATTTATATAGTTGTACAGTACTATAGCTAAAACTTGTTGTGTATataaagctataaaatatttagtAGAGATGGAAATATATAAAGGGAAATTCACAAAAATAATAAATGATATTTAACCGTTTGCCAAAATGATAATCATGTCTGAAATGACACGTTTCAAACTAAAGAAAATGTATATCAAAGTATCCGACAAGATAGGACATAAATTGTTCCGAATTCGGATATTTTGGGTTATTTTTGCTTAAAATACATTTTGAACGTGCTTTATCTTATATGGTTCACTTTTGGATCGGCATTTCGGAGTGCATAATTGTTTTCCAACTTGTGTGGGTTAAGGTTTTGAAAATTGTATCTTAATCACCACCGATACAATTCATTTCTAAAAAATATCTTGTTAGAAATAAGTTCATCCAACCGAATCCATTAATGAAGATTTTATTTTACTGTTATAATCTAGAATAAGTAAAACTTATAACAACTACTCGTATCAAAAAAGATGATTCTAATCGGTTTGATTTCTTCCTTGTGTCGTATgggataaaattagtttttaaagtGTTTGTTGAAACACCCCTTGTATGGGATCAAATTAGTTTGATcatcttttgaaaaattttaaactGTTAAAATAATTGTTACGGAAATTTGGTCCCAAATTGTTAAAGTCGTGATGTTTGAAAGTTGGTCAAGTCATATAGGAGGGTGTAATAAATGAACCAAAAACGATAGTTTAAGTGAATAATTTATATGCAATTAAATCTTGAATTACtataacgaccgaaaaatacaacaaattttaaatttttcaaaaacatttcgattccattaaatctttacaaaaaggttttcaatacaaaacatttagcgtgttcccagaatcacaatactacaaaatcatgagaagcggtacgatcacgccttcgccttgccacaatctcctgaagaacctgaaaaacataaaaccacaactataagcccgaaagcttagtgagatatccccaaaataccaaccgcaaataccatacacgcatatcatgccacaacatatctaatcacagaacagccatgcgcTCCGGGTCTACtgcgtgactggtccgccgcaccggcctacagtccacctggtccaccctctgagtctatccacatacatcgagtctgcagtgtgattggtctgcccgcacccgagccttcaatccacctggtccactctctgagtctacagtatgactggtccgcccgcgccgggccttcagtctgtctggtccactctccgagccttcggcacgtctggtccgccctttcggggcctacagcctatccggaccgctcgctgggccttcgggacaaccggtccgccctgggtatcttggcctacaacacacagcaggacctgcctcaacccaactccagtccaaacaaccatgtgcacatatacaaacaatcatatagcaattcacagtcaacaagcagatcaaacagatcacataacatatcatcatcctaaccaggataccgacctaacaggtcactagcatagcacctccctatctctcaggataccgatctcaatcaggcctctaacatataccatcctaactctcaggatgcaaacatatcacagtaacaacataacaacaacataGCAACAACTACCtgaatctcaatccgataagggtcggccttggtgccttagaccccgtggatatagtgaggataactcacctcgaaactgccgactgaacagataacccaagctgctccgatcactgatacgatctccaccactggacaactaccaatgcactgaactcaaaacaataatcaacaattaccaaaatacccctggaaaccactggtcaacccttggtcaaagacaaggtcaaagtcaactcctgactgaccctactcgccgagtcaacccgatgactcgccgagttcccatactcagaacttcactcaatccgcgacctaactcgccgagtcaccccgagactcgctgagtccaacaactctgagttcactcgcac includes these proteins:
- the LOC111878298 gene encoding uncharacterized protein LOC111878298 → MKKNWRGKVFKDLLWECATTSNVQHFHQAMEKLKKLNNDAYEWLKQIPPQSWARSHFTAFNSKIEDGRDAPIINCIEFIREYIMKKIVKVDKEIQKVVGPLTPTATTILDKIKSKAEQYVATFCGAGKYQVAGPWQDQCIVDVGQQSCTCKRWELTGIPCKHGVAAIWDMGRNDKDVGIPESFVHPCYWLSTWKEMYSFKVSPINGRSMWEKSAIPTTLLPPKHRVPIGRPKKKRTISIVENEDFVRGNTASRAHRSVTCTKCNNVGHNARTCKGQRPIVGGGGEQSQVKGKGKGKATT
- the LOC111878003 gene encoding uncharacterized protein LOC111878003 codes for the protein MEPNTTIKSSSKDEIEPVEEKPAVEQPKEDQNAGGGWSWGFSAFSVLSDLQKAAEEISRNAAEVAKTAANSISELQNELEGSESSKEDQDHQAASDKDQESEDEDDKKRKATLERLEKASEDTILGQGIKAIDSSVENFASGAWQALGNAWKGGSSFVQKLEDSIQQGGIPAAGSVAPSLLETGRAFTAKGLQVLEYVGKETVDLLIAESGMEVDKNGGEGGHGTEEDQLLEEVTFDRCFYIYGGPEHLEELEALSNHYALLFNRRKAKLSSDEKSAYDVKLKEVQQLLSLDTESDGKNAESEKGKNVENSSDGSYDEIKSFHGSSVSKAAEMATGFANALAGLSPSDIALRTGGRLDSLHSEGIHRLSEMCCIAVSQLVALGKSVVKNAKDDDDVAKFDWPEDCIEKAKTIRTKTQSMTGFVEAVAISFVTGISDVAEAYAAAIKSATEVLPEKVIEEKVKSFSEDLRVNRTTAVAKIQDGLHFLAYVILSTSMPAAT